One segment of Castanea sativa cultivar Marrone di Chiusa Pesio chromosome 3, ASM4071231v1 DNA contains the following:
- the LOC142628522 gene encoding putative disease resistance protein At4g27220, with protein sequence MEILISIAAKIVEYTIQPVGQWLCHSFQYNNNIKNMKNQVEDLEAARDRVRHRVNEAANNGEETERDVKLWLRKVDDILRKANEVLDNEDKANMSCSQMACPNVKLRHKHSKKAKNILQEIDELLKKGKFDKVSYCPTSQGLVTTTNMDWVTFESRVSTMKELMESLQDANINKIGVWGMAGVGKTTLIREVASRVKKENLFDEVAIAIVTQRVDYSGKIRIQGEIADELGLKLDKKETLRGRASLLWKRLTNDSGKLRIQGEIADAQCLQLDKKETLSGRASPLCTRLTEEETRLTKGETKKILVILDDIWEKLDLDEIGIPCNGCKVLMTSRDRDMLFSEMGVEKNFGLEVLPPKEAWFLFKKLAGDSLEDQNLQSIAIEVSKECAGLPLALEAVANALKNKSEPQWKNALQQLRQPSSINCTKMQKVIYSAIQLSYNHLENPEVRSFFLFCGQEMNPFIHYRDLLKYCFGLKLFHGPNTLEEARNRMDTLVSSLKDSGLLLDVPLIRDDVLMHDLVRDAAIFIASQDENVLLMRSDDPITWPSEEKMKMYTQIIVLDMGIKQLPNALDCPKLKFLHFCAKDCYSEISETFFGGMRELKVLDLTKFKISSLPSSINLLTNLKTLCLDQCVLDDIAMIGELRNLEILSLLGSNVEQLPTETGLLTHLRMLDLSNCSELKVIPPNVLSCLIQLEELYVGNSFTQWDVEGLNNERASLAELKHLSRLTTLEVHIPDANMLPKDLSFEKLQRYKIFVGDVWDWSDKHENSKALKLKLNTSFHLERGIKMLLNGIENLCLDELKGVKSVIDELDMTGFQQLKHLHVQNNVEIEYIINSRGMIISDVVFPVLEMLSLKNMINLEEICHGQIPSASFLNLSIMKVEHCEKLKFIFSSTIAKGLPQLQELAIQECSIMGAIIIKEEGEIEDTDMILFPQLRHLELCQLPKLVSFLNTQKSVINDAGEIIPEWELDFHMPILQEQLVFPNLETLRLFSIHSAEILRHNQHRASSSFKLTDPRFQNLRDLIVKGSGNLKYLLSSSTATSMIQLKLLAIIDCKVMEEVLLTEDFGEEEIIPKELFPQLERLILNDLPVLKRFCVRSNIKFPSLKVMFITKCPKLESFIFKPVSSGEISHAAMHPLFNEEVAFPSLKTLWWNHCVLEDIAMIGELRNLETLIIHLSNVKQLPEETGLLTHLRILDLRNCTELKVIPPNVLSCLIQLEELYVGNSFTQWDVEGLNNERASLAELKHLSRLTSLEVHIADANMLPKDLSFEKLQRYKIFVGDVWDWPDKHENSKALKLKLNTSFHLERGIKMLLNGIENLCLDELKGVKSVIDELDMTGFQQLKHLHVQNNVEIEYIINSRGMIISDVVFPVLETLSLKNIINLEEICHGQIPSASFRNLSIMKVEHS encoded by the exons ATGGAGATTCTAATTTCAATTGCTGCAAAAATCGTTGAGTACACGATTCAACCAGTTGGACAGTGGCTATGTCATTCGTTTCAGTACAACAATAACATTAAGAACATGAAGAATCAGGTAGAGGATTTGGAGGCTGCAAGAGATAGGGTGCGACATCGCGTTAATGAAGCTGCAAACAACGGTGAAGAAACTGAACGTGATGTTAAATTGTGGTTGAGAAAGGTGGATGATATTTTGAGAAAAGCCAACGAAGTTCTTGACAATGAAGATAAAGCAAATATGAGCTGTTCCCAAATGGCATGTCCAAATGTGAAGCTAAGGCATAAGCACAGTAAGAAAGCAAAGAACATATTGCAAGAGATTGATGAACTCCTGAAAAAAGGCAAATTTGACAAAGTTTCCTACTGTCCTACTTCACAGGGGTTAGTGACCACAACAAATATGGATTGGGTGACGTTTGAGTCAAGAGTGTCAACTATGAAGGAGCTTATGGAGTCACTACAGGATGCTAATATCAACAAGATTGGGGTGTGGGGCATGGCTGGTGTTGGAAAGACTACACTAATAAGAGAAGTTGCTAGTCGGgtcaagaaagaaaatttattcGATGAAGTGGCTATAGCAATTGTGACACAGAGAGTAGACTACTCTGGAAAGATACGAATTCAAGGAGAAATCGCAGATGAACTAGGGCTAAAACTTGACAAGAAGGAAACTTTAAGGGGAAGAGCAAGTCTTCTATGGAAAAGATTAACAAATGACTCTGGTAAGCTACGGATTCAAGGAGAAATCGCAGATGCACAATGTCTACAACTTGACAAGAAGGAAACTTTAAGCGGAAGAGCAAGTCCTCTATGTACAAGATTAACAGAAGAGGAGACAAGATTAACAAAAGGCGAGACTAAAAAGATACTTGTTATCCTAGATGATATATGGGAGAAACTTGATCTGGATGAAATAGGAATTCCTTGTAACGGATGCAAAGTATTGATGACATCCAGGGACAGAGACATGTTATTTTCTGAGATGGGCGTCGAGAAGAATTTTGGGCTTGAAGTTTTACCACCAAAAGAAGCATGGTTTTTATTCAAGAAGTTGGCGGGTGATTCTCTCGAGGACCAAAATTTGCAATCAATAGCAATCGAGGTATCTAAAGAGTGTGCAGGCCTACCTCTCGCACTTGAAGCAGTTGCAAATGCATTAAAAAACAAGAGTGAGCCTCAATGGAAGAACGCCCTACAGCAACTAAGACAACCCTCCTCTATTAATTGcacaaaaatgcaaaaagttATATATTCAGCAATACAGTTGAGTTACAACCATCTTGAAAATCCCGAGGTTCGgtccttctttttgttttgcgGTCAAGAAATGAATCCTTTCATTCACTACAgagatttgttaaaatattgttttgggctGAAATTATTTCATGGCCCAAATACATTAGAAGAAGCAAGAAATAGAATGGATACTCTAGTAAGTAGTCTCAAAGACTCTGGTTTATTGCTTGATGTTCCGCTTATCCGTGATGATGTCCTTATGCATGACCTTGTTCGTGATGCTGCCATATTCATTGCATCCCAGGATGAGAATGTATTACTAATGAGAAGTGATGATCCAATAACATGGCCAAGTGAggagaaaatgaaaatgtacACACAAATCATTGTTCTTGATATGGGTATCAAACAACTTCCTAATGCGTTGGATTGCCCAAAATTGAAATTCTTGCACTTTTGCGCCAAAGATTGTTATTCTGAAATTTCAGAAACATTTTTTGGAGGAATGAGGGAACTCAAAGTTTTAGATTtgactaaatttaaaatttcatcacTTCCTTCCTCAATTAATCTCCTCACAAACCTGAAAACATTGTGTTTGGATCAGTGTGTGTTGGACGACATAGCTATGATTGGAGAGCTGAGAAATTTAGAAATTCTTAGCCTTCTTGGCTCCAATGTTGAACAGTTGCCGACAGAAACAGGGCTTTTGACTCATTTACGGATGTTGGATTTGAGCAATTGTTCCGAACTTAAAGTGATTCCACCAAATGTCCTATCATGTTTGATACAATTAGAAGAGCTATATGTCGGCAATAGCTTCACTCAGTGGGACGTTGAAGGACTCAACAATGAAAGAGCTAGCCTTGCAGAGCTAAAGCATTTGTCACGGTTGACTACTTTAGAAGTGCACATTCCAGATGCCAACATGTTGCCAAAAGATCTGTCATTCGAGAAGTTgcaaagatacaaaatattcgtAGGAGATGTGTGGGATTGGTCTGATAAACATGAAAACTCAAAGGCACTAAAACTCAAGTTGAACACAAGCTTTCATTTGGAGAGGGGGATTAAAATGTTGCTGAATGGTATTGAAAATCTGTGTTTGGATGAGTTAAAGGGTGTTAAGAGCGTCATCGATGAATTAGATATGACAGGCTTCCAACAACTGAAGCATCTCCATGTCCAAAACAATGTCGAGATCGAGTACATCATCAACTCGAGAGGGATGATTATCTCTGATGTTGTCTTTCCTGTCTTGGAGATGCTATCTCTGAAAAACATGATCAACTTGGAAGAAATATGTCATGGCCAAATTCCCTCGGCATCCTTCCTTAACTTAAGCATTATGAAAGTGGAACATTGtgagaaactaaaatttatcttCTCGTCAACCATAGCCAAGGGCCTTCCACAACTTCAAGAACTGGCGATACAAGAATGCAGCATAATGGGTGCAATAATCATAAAAGAAGAGGGCGAAATAGAAGACACAGATATGATCTTGTTCCCTCAATTGCGTCACTTAGAACTCTGTCAGCTTCCAAAACTCGTGAGCTTTTTAAACACACAAAAGTCAGTCATAAATGATGCTGGAGAAATCATTCCCGAATGGGAGCTGGATTTTCACATGCCAATCCTACAGGAACAG CTTGTGTTCCCCAACTTGGAAACGTTGAGACTGTTCTCTATACACTCCGCAGAGATACTACGGCACAACCAACATCGGGCAAGCTCCTCTTTCAAATTAACAGACCCGAGATTTCAAAATTTGCGTGACTTGATAGTGAAAGGCTCTGGCAATTTAAAATACCTACTGTCTTCTTCTACGGCGACATCTATGATTCAGCTCAAACTTCTTGCCATTATCGACTGTAAGGTAATGGAAGAGGTACTACTCACAGAAGACTTCggagaagaagaaataattCCAAAGGAGTTGTTCCCTCAACTGGAAAGACTGATTCTAAACGATCTTCCAGTCCTCAAAAGATTCTGCGTAAGAAGCAATATCAAATTTCCATCATTGAAGGTTATGTTCATAACAAAATGCCCTAAATTGGAGTCATTCATATTCAAACCTGTTAGTTCAGGGGAGATCTCCCATGCTGCCATGCATCCTCTCTTCAATGAAGAG GTTGCATTCCCTAGTTTGAAAACATTGTGGTGGAATCATTGTGTGTTGGAAGACATAGCTATGATTGGAGAGCTGAGAAACTTAGAAACTCTTATAATTCATCTCTCCAATGTTAAACAGTTGCCGGAAGAAACAGGGCTTTTGACTCATTTACGGATTTTGGATTTGAGAAATTGTACCGAACTTAAAGTGATTCCACCAAATGTCCTATCATGTTTGATACAATTAGAAGAGCTATATGTCGGCAATAGCTTCACTCAGTGGGACGTTGAAGGACTCAACAATGAAAGAGCTAGCCTTGCAGAGCTAAAGCATTTGTCACGGTTGACTAGTTTAGAAGTGCACATTGCAGATGCCAACATGTTGCCAAAAGATCTGTCATTCGAGAAGTTgcaaagatacaaaatattcgtAGGAGATGTGTGGGATTGGCCTGATAAACATGAAAACTCAAAGGCACTAAAACTCAAGTTGAACACAAGCTTTCATTTGGAGAGGGGGATTAAAATGTTGCTGAATGGTATTGAAAATCTGTGTTTGGATGAGTTAAAGGGTGTTAAGAGCGTCATCGATGAATTAGATATGACAGGCTTCCAACAACTGAAGCATCTCCATGTCCAAAACAATGTCGAGATCGAGTACATCATCAACTCGAGAGGGATGATTATCTCTGATGTTGTCTTTCCTGTCTTGGAGACGCTATCTCTCAAAAACATTATCAACTTGGAAGAAATATGTCATGGCCAAATTCCCTCGGCATCCTTCCGTAACTTAAGCATTATGAAAGTGGAACATT CATAA